The Haloprofundus salinisoli region GAGGAGGCGGTTCGCGCCGGTGCCGACGCCGTCTCGCTGCATCTCAACGTCGGCAGCAGCTACGAACCCAAGCAGTTGGAGGACCTCGCGCGCGTCACCGACGACGCCGAACGCCTCGGCATTCCCGTTCTCGCGATGGCGTACGCCCGCGGCCTCGACATCGACGGCAGCGACCCCCAAGCGCTCGGCCACGCGGTCCGTCTCGCCGAGGAGGCGGGCGCGCACGTGGTGAAGACGGGGTACAGCGGCAACGCCGAGACGTTCGAGCACGTCGTCGAATCGACGCGGCTCCCCGTCGTCATCGCCGGCGGGAGCAGAGGCACCGACCGCGAGACGGTCGAGATGGTCCGCGGCGCGATGGACGCGGGCGCGGCGGGCGTCTCGATGGGCCGCTCCATCTTCCAGCACGACGACCCCGAGGCCATCACCCGCGCCGTCTCCGCCGTCCTCCACGACGACCAGTCGACCGAGGAGGCCATCGAACGCGCCGGCCTCGGTATCGAAGCATAAGCAACGACCCGAACCGGGCTTTTTGTCGCCGTCGCGCGAACGGGGGGTATGGCAACGACGAGTTTCGACTTCGAGGGCGAGACGGTCATCGTGACGGGCGGTTCTTCGGGTATCGGTCGGGCCATGGCGACGCGCTTCGGCGAATCCGGCGCGACGGTCGTCGTCGCCGACGTACGCGAGGACCCGAAAGACGTGGACGAGGAGACGCCGACGCACGAACTCGTCCGCGAGATGGGCAGCGACGCCGAGTACGTCGAGACGGACGTCACCGACCGGGGCCAGGTGGAGTCGGTCGTCGAGGCGGCCCGCGAGTACGGCGGCGTCGACGTGATGGTGAACAACGCGGGGTTGTTCGTCGAGGGCGACATGCTCGACCTGTCGCCCGAGGAGTTCCGTCGGGTCCACCGCGTCAACGTCGACGGCGTGTTCTTCGGCGTCCAAGCCGCGGCCGAGGACATGCTCGACCGAGGGGAACCGGGGTGCATCGTCAACACCGCCTCCATCTCCTCGAACCTCGCCCAACACGGGCAGGTGCAGTACGACTCCACGAA contains the following coding sequences:
- a CDS encoding 2-amino-3,7-dideoxy-D-threo-hept-6-ulosonate synthase; the encoded protein is MNTGIHARLDRISTEGRYLVVPMDHGITLGAVKGLKNIESTISAVTRGGADAVLTQKGIAPRVHPHKNGRGYIVHLNASTVIGPDSNDKRMTGTVEEAVRAGADAVSLHLNVGSSYEPKQLEDLARVTDDAERLGIPVLAMAYARGLDIDGSDPQALGHAVRLAEEAGAHVVKTGYSGNAETFEHVVESTRLPVVIAGGSRGTDRETVEMVRGAMDAGAAGVSMGRSIFQHDDPEAITRAVSAVLHDDQSTEEAIERAGLGIEA
- a CDS encoding SDR family NAD(P)-dependent oxidoreductase; this encodes MATTSFDFEGETVIVTGGSSGIGRAMATRFGESGATVVVADVREDPKDVDEETPTHELVREMGSDAEYVETDVTDRGQVESVVEAAREYGGVDVMVNNAGLFVEGDMLDLSPEEFRRVHRVNVDGVFFGVQAAAEDMLDRGEPGCIVNTASISSNLAQHGQVQYDSTKGAVRMITRGTALELAEHGIRVNAVAPGQIATEFVEGLTEEMYEDAETGGFLKPIPLGRPGEPEDIADAAVFLATESAGYITGELLHVDGGWQIC